One segment of Alnus glutinosa chromosome 2, dhAlnGlut1.1, whole genome shotgun sequence DNA contains the following:
- the LOC133861793 gene encoding nuclear cap-binding protein subunit 2, with protein MASLFKDPSRLSAYRDRRFPGTQEDFEHALLASITVYVGNMSFYTTEEQVYEIFSRAGEIKKIIMGLDKNTKTPCGFCFVLYYSREDTEDAVKYISGTILDDRPIRVDFDWGFQEGRQWGRGRSGGQVRDEYRTNYDPARGGYGKLVQRELEAQRQLVDYGGGSLGNFPPVIAPQYGGRHGGSHGHVGSYRKDYNRKRHRDDDRHGHETSKRTSDHESRRSSDHESRPEKNPRFRESGDSDDDEEDDRKQRA; from the exons GATCCATCGAGGCTTTCAGCATATAGGGATCGAAGATTTCCTGGAACACAAGAGGACTTTGAACATGCACTCCTGGCATCGATTACCGTTTATGTGGGGAATATGTCATTTTATACAACAGAAGAGCAAGTTTATGAAATTTTCTCCCGAGCTGGAGAAATTAAGAAGATAATTATGGGCTTGGATAAGAACACAAAAACTCCTTGCGGCTTTTGTTTTGTCTT GTACTACTCTCGAGAAGATACCGAGGATGCTGTCAAGTATATAAGTGGGACAATTCTTGATGATCGTCCTATTCGTGTGGATTTTGATTGGGGATTCCAGGAAGGCAGGCAATGGGGCCGTGGTCGAAGTGGTGGACAG GTGCGCGATGAATATCGTACCAATTATGATCCTG CTAGAGGTGGTTATGGAAAATTAGTTCAGAGGGAGCTGGAAGCACAAAGGCAGCTTGTCGATTATGGTGGTGGTTCATTGGGCAATTTCCCACCAGTTATTGCACCTCAGT ATGGTGGTAGACATGGTGGAAGTCATGGTCATGTGGGTTCTTATCGTAAAG ATTACAATCGGAAGCGACACCGAGATGATGACCGGCATGGGCATGAGACCTCAAAGAGAACCTCAGATCATGAATCCAGGAGAAGCTCTGATCACGAATCCAGACCG GAGAAGAATCCACGATTTCGTGAGAGTGGTGATTCTGATGATGACGAGGAGGATGATCGGAAACAACGAGCTTAG